From a single Methanofollis sp. W23 genomic region:
- a CDS encoding response regulator receiver protein, protein MPADKRKKELLDLFQDLTSKTEIVEPMKKIHGSLRDRDAVGREIALIMREILDQGFFQTKLSPRQLATLVIAFNEGKNDTEIARELGNEKLAKTVARARVRIKLFRDSDFDMPFERSELTDLVDSGKTMNEISQTLGISSSSLREYRHVIAMDEDATLDPYLERIKDVIEDRDLSEQMTRGVTNDGLAEAIDVTEAEMIDIT, encoded by the coding sequence ATGCCAGCAGACAAGAGAAAAAAGGAACTCCTTGACCTCTTCCAGGACCTCACCAGCAAGACGGAGATCGTCGAGCCGATGAAGAAGATCCATGGGAGTCTCAGGGACCGTGATGCCGTGGGGCGTGAGATCGCTCTTATCATGCGCGAGATCCTTGACCAGGGTTTCTTCCAGACCAAGCTCTCTCCCCGCCAACTGGCGACGCTTGTCATCGCCTTCAATGAAGGTAAGAATGACACTGAGATCGCCCGCGAGCTTGGGAACGAAAAACTGGCAAAGACCGTCGCGAGGGCACGAGTCAGGATCAAACTCTTCCGCGACTCTGATTTCGACATGCCCTTTGAGCGCAGTGAACTCACCGACCTTGTCGATTCAGGGAAGACGATGAACGAGATCTCCCAGACTCTTGGGATCAGTTCGTCGTCTCTGCGTGAGTACAGGCATGTGATCGCGATGGATGAGGACGCGACTCTTGACCCTTACCTGGAACGGATCAAGGACGTGATCGAGGACCGCGACCTCTCTGAACAGATGACCCGTGGCGTTACCAACGACGGGCTTGCTGAAGCGATCGATGTGACTGAGGCTGAGATGATCGACATTACCTGA
- a CDS encoding metal-dependent hydrolase — MKIQWLGHACFLLKGSRDVVIDPFVPSGEVPASPDIVAVTHGHADHLGAAVEIGKPTVAMNEIAKYLDARGVPTEGMNIGGTVEVDGVSFTMTPALHSSWLEEAGEGYYGGVAAGFVVRMDGVTVYHAGDTGLFSDMKLVRELYRPEVALLPVGGRYTMGPREAMMAAEFVGAKTVIPMHYNTWPPIAQDLSEFKAAIERTTDIKVALLAPGESIEV; from the coding sequence ATGAAGATCCAGTGGCTTGGCCATGCATGTTTCCTGCTCAAGGGGAGCAGGGATGTGGTGATCGATCCGTTTGTCCCTTCAGGTGAGGTTCCGGCCAGTCCGGATATCGTGGCTGTCACGCACGGTCACGCCGATCACCTCGGGGCGGCGGTGGAGATCGGGAAACCGACCGTCGCGATGAACGAGATTGCGAAGTACCTCGACGCACGGGGGGTGCCGACCGAGGGGATGAATATCGGCGGGACGGTCGAGGTGGATGGTGTCTCGTTCACGATGACCCCGGCGCTCCATTCTTCATGGCTTGAGGAGGCGGGCGAGGGGTACTATGGTGGGGTGGCGGCCGGGTTTGTCGTCAGGATGGACGGGGTCACCGTCTATCACGCGGGCGACACCGGGCTCTTTTCAGATATGAAGTTGGTCCGCGAACTCTACCGTCCCGAGGTCGCCCTCCTCCCGGTCGGCGGGCGGTATACGATGGGCCCCAGGGAGGCGATGATGGCGGCCGAGTTCGTGGGAGCAAAGACGGTCATCCCGATGCACTACAACACCTGGCCGCCGATCGCCCAGGACCTCTCTGAGTTCAAGGCGGCGATCGAACGGACGACCGATATCAAGGTGGCGCTGCTTGCGCCCGGCGAGAGTATCGAGGTGTAG
- a CDS encoding DEAD/DEAH box helicase encodes MKYISHPLIRPECLEERRYQLAIALQALDTHTMVVLPTGLGKTAVALITAASRLYQEGGRLLMLAPTKPLVEQHFRFFSERLMLPDGECALFTGDTAPEERTATWERAQAVFATPQVVKNDLIAGRYDLGGVTLLVVDECHRAVGNYAYVFLARRYLTTAEKPLLLAMTASPGGDHGKVEEVMAHLGVVQVETRTEHDPDVRPYVHEREVDYLSVDLPDDLAEAVADLNRLLDSRLNALREAGFRVPGRERLSMKALNGLNAQVQARIAQRDAAGFMAASVYAEIMKVRHAVSLAESQGSAALRTYLEKLSSEGHSSKGTKASRRLAGDPVFRRLCTRAAGWEHELHPKVGLTVDLVLEEVREHPGSRTIVFASFRDTVGHLVDALMAAGVHAERFVGQATKDAEKGLTQKQQIEVLRRFREGEFPAIVSTSVGEEGLDVPSTDLVIFYEAVPSEIRSIQRKGRTGRNEAGRIIVLTTRGTADEVYKYVSLNRERQMIKGIRKLGNNNGGQAPPAPPAPQATGQTSIGSFADAPAPASPEPDAPVITADDRETSSKVVEVLSDLGMRVNLTRLEVGDYAVGDRVLVERKTVQDFADTLVERDLLGQVRALASAVTRPVLIVEGEGDLYAARDIHPNAIRGALAAITIDLGVSLIFTRSATETAEMLAVIARREGSERTERAVLPAKTYRTAQEEQEYIVAAYPEVGLKHARALLAHFGSVQAVIDAGVDDLSQVKGIGKKTAEKIRELSTRPYE; translated from the coding sequence ATGAAGTACATCAGCCACCCCCTCATCAGGCCGGAGTGCCTGGAAGAACGGCGATACCAGCTCGCCATCGCTCTCCAGGCCCTCGACACCCATACGATGGTGGTCCTGCCTACAGGCCTTGGCAAGACCGCCGTCGCCCTGATCACCGCAGCTTCACGGCTGTACCAGGAGGGGGGAAGGCTCCTGATGCTTGCCCCGACCAAACCGCTCGTGGAGCAGCACTTCCGTTTCTTCTCAGAACGGCTCATGCTCCCTGACGGGGAGTGCGCACTCTTTACCGGGGACACCGCCCCCGAAGAGCGCACGGCGACCTGGGAACGCGCGCAGGCGGTCTTTGCCACCCCGCAGGTAGTGAAAAACGACCTCATCGCCGGGCGCTACGACCTCGGCGGGGTGACGCTCCTGGTGGTGGACGAGTGCCACCGGGCGGTCGGGAACTATGCATATGTCTTTCTCGCCCGCCGCTACCTGACGACGGCCGAGAAGCCGCTTCTCCTTGCGATGACCGCTTCGCCTGGCGGGGACCACGGGAAGGTGGAAGAGGTGATGGCACACCTCGGGGTCGTGCAGGTGGAGACGCGGACCGAGCATGATCCCGACGTCCGTCCGTACGTCCATGAGCGCGAGGTGGACTATCTCTCAGTCGACCTTCCTGACGACCTTGCAGAGGCCGTCGCCGACCTCAACCGTCTCCTTGACTCGCGGCTCAACGCCCTCAGGGAGGCCGGGTTCAGGGTGCCGGGACGCGAACGACTCTCGATGAAGGCGCTCAACGGTCTCAACGCCCAGGTGCAGGCGCGGATCGCACAGCGCGACGCTGCCGGGTTCATGGCGGCCTCGGTGTACGCCGAGATCATGAAGGTGAGGCACGCGGTCTCGCTTGCCGAGTCGCAGGGGAGTGCGGCCCTCAGGACCTACCTGGAGAAACTCTCCTCTGAGGGACACTCATCAAAAGGAACAAAGGCAAGCAGGCGGCTTGCCGGCGACCCGGTCTTCCGCAGACTCTGCACCCGCGCCGCCGGGTGGGAGCATGAACTCCATCCCAAGGTCGGGTTGACCGTCGACCTCGTCCTCGAAGAGGTGCGCGAGCACCCTGGCAGCAGGACCATCGTCTTTGCGAGTTTCAGGGACACGGTCGGCCACCTGGTCGACGCTCTCATGGCGGCGGGGGTCCATGCCGAACGGTTCGTGGGGCAGGCCACCAAAGACGCCGAGAAGGGGCTTACGCAGAAGCAGCAGATCGAAGTGCTGAGGCGGTTCCGCGAGGGCGAGTTCCCGGCGATCGTCTCCACCTCGGTCGGCGAGGAAGGACTCGACGTCCCGTCCACCGACCTGGTCATCTTCTACGAAGCGGTCCCGTCGGAGATCAGAAGCATCCAACGGAAAGGGCGGACCGGCCGGAACGAGGCAGGACGGATCATCGTCCTCACCACCAGAGGAACTGCAGACGAGGTCTACAAGTACGTGAGCCTCAACCGCGAGCGCCAGATGATCAAGGGGATCAGGAAACTTGGGAACAACAACGGCGGCCAGGCCCCGCCTGCACCCCCGGCACCCCAGGCCACGGGACAGACGAGCATCGGTTCGTTTGCCGACGCCCCCGCACCGGCGTCCCCAGAACCCGACGCTCCGGTGATCACCGCCGACGACCGCGAGACCTCCTCGAAGGTCGTCGAGGTTCTCTCTGACCTCGGAATGCGGGTGAACCTCACCCGCCTGGAAGTCGGGGACTACGCCGTCGGCGACCGCGTGCTGGTGGAGCGCAAGACCGTTCAGGACTTTGCCGACACCCTGGTCGAGCGCGACCTCCTGGGCCAGGTGCGGGCCCTGGCCTCCGCGGTCACCCGCCCGGTCCTCATCGTCGAGGGCGAGGGGGATCTCTATGCCGCACGAGACATCCATCCCAACGCCATCAGGGGAGCGCTCGCCGCGATCACCATCGACCTCGGCGTCTCGCTCATCTTCACCAGGAGCGCTACGGAGACCGCCGAGATGCTTGCCGTCATCGCCAGGAGAGAGGGGAGCGAGCGGACCGAACGAGCGGTCCTGCCGGCAAAGACCTACCGGACCGCACAGGAAGAGCAGGAATATATCGTCGCGGCCTACCCTGAGGTCGGGCTCAAACACGCGCGCGCCCTCCTCGCACACTTCGGGTCGGTACAGGCGGTCATCGACGCAGGCGTCGACGACCTGAGCCAGGTAAAAGGGATCGGAAAAAAGACGGCCGAGAAGATCAGGGAACTCTCGACCCGGCCTTATGAGTGA
- the glyS gene encoding glycine--tRNA ligase, translated as MSDIYDKVIELAKRRGFVWPSAELYGSVAGFIDYGPLGAMTKRRIEDIWRHYYIIREGYYEIECPTVGTESIYLASGHVKGFADKMCQCPHCHEYFRADHLAEACGVENGAVLSKEDLEAAITDATCPSCGEPFGQTEVFDFNLMFQTTIGPGSQRKGYLRPETAQGIFTDFSRLSRFYRQKLPFGAVQIGKSYRNEISPRQGMIRLREFTQAEAEIFVNPQEKTHPAFARYADYPVELWAIEQQQQNTEAITRTMRQAVDEGIIANEYIAYYLALTHELLAAIGIDPKRTRFRQHLPDERAHYAIDCWDAEVYSERFGWVEVVGIADRTDYDLKAHAAESGDSMTVFVPFDKARKETRKRIVANMGVLGPKYRGKAAKIAAALEEAMPGPDGAEVVVDGETIFVPGDLYTLHEEEVEVRGAEVMPHVIEPSYGVDRMIYSVLEHAYEEEDVDGEVRKVLRLAPCIAPVQVAVFPLVNKDGLDTIAREITVDLQDAGVLADYDDNGAIGRRYRRQDEIGTPFAVTVDTETKEAGTVTLRDRDSMAQVRVRTDALVQTLVSLTRGRTTFADLTTE; from the coding sequence GTGAGTGACATCTACGATAAAGTCATAGAACTTGCAAAACGCCGCGGCTTTGTCTGGCCCTCAGCAGAGCTCTATGGCTCTGTTGCCGGGTTCATCGATTACGGCCCGCTCGGTGCCATGACAAAACGGCGGATCGAAGACATCTGGAGACACTACTATATCATCAGAGAAGGCTACTACGAGATCGAGTGCCCGACCGTCGGGACCGAGTCCATATATCTCGCCTCAGGCCATGTGAAGGGATTTGCCGACAAGATGTGCCAGTGCCCCCACTGCCACGAATATTTCCGGGCGGACCACCTTGCCGAGGCATGCGGGGTCGAGAATGGCGCGGTCCTCTCCAAAGAGGACCTGGAAGCCGCCATCACCGACGCCACCTGCCCGTCCTGCGGCGAACCCTTCGGGCAGACCGAGGTCTTTGACTTCAACCTGATGTTCCAGACGACCATCGGCCCAGGTTCACAGCGGAAAGGGTATCTCAGGCCCGAGACCGCCCAGGGGATCTTCACCGACTTCTCCAGGCTCTCGCGCTTCTACCGGCAGAAACTCCCCTTCGGCGCCGTCCAGATCGGCAAGTCGTACAGGAACGAGATCTCGCCGCGCCAGGGCATGATCCGCCTGCGCGAGTTCACCCAGGCAGAAGCCGAGATCTTTGTCAACCCCCAGGAGAAGACGCACCCCGCCTTTGCGCGCTACGCCGACTACCCCGTAGAACTCTGGGCGATCGAGCAGCAGCAGCAGAACACCGAGGCGATCACCAGGACGATGCGCCAGGCGGTGGACGAGGGGATCATCGCCAACGAGTATATCGCCTATTACCTCGCCCTCACCCACGAACTCCTGGCCGCCATCGGGATCGATCCGAAGCGGACCCGCTTCAGGCAGCACCTCCCTGACGAGCGGGCCCACTATGCCATCGACTGCTGGGACGCCGAAGTGTACTCTGAGCGGTTCGGGTGGGTCGAGGTCGTCGGGATCGCCGACAGGACCGACTACGACCTCAAGGCCCATGCGGCCGAGAGCGGGGACTCCATGACCGTCTTTGTCCCCTTCGACAAGGCGCGCAAAGAGACGAGGAAGCGGATCGTCGCCAACATGGGCGTGCTCGGCCCCAAGTACCGCGGCAAGGCCGCAAAGATCGCCGCCGCCCTGGAAGAGGCGATGCCCGGACCTGACGGCGCCGAGGTGGTCGTCGACGGCGAGACGATCTTTGTGCCAGGCGACCTCTACACCCTCCACGAGGAGGAGGTCGAGGTGCGGGGCGCCGAGGTGATGCCCCATGTCATCGAGCCCTCGTACGGGGTCGACCGGATGATCTACTCGGTTCTCGAACACGCCTATGAAGAAGAGGATGTCGACGGCGAGGTCCGGAAGGTGCTCCGCCTCGCCCCATGTATCGCCCCGGTCCAGGTGGCGGTCTTCCCGCTGGTGAACAAGGACGGCCTCGACACGATCGCGCGGGAGATCACCGTCGACCTCCAGGACGCCGGCGTGCTTGCCGACTACGACGACAACGGGGCGATCGGCCGCCGGTACCGCAGGCAGGACGAGATCGGGACGCCCTTTGCGGTGACCGTCGATACCGAGACGAAAGAGGCGGGGACGGTCACCCTGCGTGACCGCGACTCCATGGCACAGGTGCGGGTCAGGACCGACGCTCTGGTCCAGACGCTGGTCTCTCTTACCAGGGGCCGCACCACCTTTGCCGACCTTACGACAGAATGA
- a CDS encoding autoantigen p27 domain-containing protein gives MTERKPEDIMAEYLLKGGKMLAKECKVCGSPLFEYKGETLCVVCAERTEQEESASTAPVPAAAPVSPSTPAPQARAGTAEAGIEAAVASLCGRVETETDERRCLTLMQAVLAGAEALKLLRHS, from the coding sequence ATGACAGAGAGAAAACCAGAGGATATCATGGCCGAGTATCTCCTGAAAGGAGGCAAAATGCTCGCAAAAGAGTGCAAGGTCTGTGGATCTCCGTTATTCGAGTATAAGGGGGAGACGCTCTGTGTCGTCTGTGCAGAGAGGACAGAACAGGAGGAGAGCGCATCGACCGCGCCGGTGCCCGCCGCGGCCCCGGTCTCCCCCTCCACCCCTGCTCCCCAGGCCAGGGCAGGCACTGCCGAGGCCGGGATCGAGGCGGCGGTCGCTTCCCTCTGCGGACGGGTCGAGACCGAGACCGACGAGCGCCGGTGCCTCACCCTGATGCAGGCGGTGCTTGCCGGCGCCGAGGCCCTCAAACTCCTCCGTCACTCATAA
- a CDS encoding secondary thiamine-phosphate synthase enzyme YjbQ encodes MVHQERITVTTSGEGDIIDLTPAVHRCVEASGAENGVCTLFVIGSTAAISTIEYEDGVLDDLRGALERVAPSDIIYAHDRRWGDGNGRSHVRASFVGPSLTLPVEHGSPVLGTWQQVVLLELDIRQRRERTVVCTVLP; translated from the coding sequence ATGGTGCATCAAGAACGGATCACGGTGACCACCAGCGGGGAGGGCGACATCATCGACCTCACCCCGGCGGTGCACCGGTGTGTGGAAGCAAGCGGAGCCGAGAATGGGGTCTGCACCCTCTTTGTCATCGGTTCGACGGCGGCGATCTCGACGATCGAGTACGAGGACGGGGTGCTCGACGACCTGCGGGGCGCCCTCGAGCGGGTCGCTCCTTCGGATATCATCTACGCCCATGACAGACGGTGGGGGGACGGGAACGGACGGTCGCACGTGCGTGCCTCGTTCGTCGGCCCCTCTCTCACCCTGCCGGTGGAGCACGGGTCGCCGGTGCTTGGCACCTGGCAACAGGTCGTCCTCCTGGAACTTGATATCAGGCAGCGCCGTGAAAGAACGGTGGTCTGCACGGTGCTGCCCTAA
- a CDS encoding molybdenum cofactor biosynthesis protein MoaE yields the protein MVGITHDAIDPSAPMKSRSAALAGSVVTYVGRVRAEEGSTGLSIETDVEQATDTLASIRDEAVRRYGLSCADVVHRVGEVDVGDVVLLVATGAPERDVAFEACEYIVNAVKEEKIVRKQPLLAV from the coding sequence ATGGTCGGGATCACACATGACGCGATCGACCCCAGCGCACCGATGAAATCACGGAGCGCCGCCCTGGCAGGTTCGGTTGTCACCTATGTCGGGCGGGTGCGGGCCGAGGAAGGTTCCACCGGGCTTTCGATCGAGACCGATGTCGAGCAGGCGACAGATACGCTGGCATCGATCAGGGACGAGGCGGTGAGGCGCTATGGGCTGAGCTGTGCCGATGTCGTGCACCGCGTCGGCGAGGTGGATGTCGGGGACGTGGTCCTCCTGGTGGCGACGGGTGCGCCAGAGAGGGACGTGGCCTTTGAGGCGTGCGAGTATATCGTCAATGCCGTCAAGGAGGAGAAGATCGTCAGGAAACAACCCCTGCTTGCGGTCTGA
- a CDS encoding UPF0147 family protein: MATPEETINVCIQMLQHISEDNTIPRNIRRVADETKTLLMNEEKSIGLRAAEAISTIDEVSNDPNMPVHARTRIWELVSQLETIPLD; encoded by the coding sequence ATGGCCACTCCAGAGGAAACAATAAATGTGTGTATTCAGATGCTTCAGCATATTTCTGAAGACAACACCATCCCTCGTAACATCCGCAGGGTTGCTGACGAAACCAAGACTCTCCTCATGAACGAGGAGAAGAGCATCGGCCTGCGTGCGGCTGAGGCGATCTCAACCATCGATGAGGTCTCCAATGATCCGAACATGCCGGTTCATGCCCGAACCCGGATCTGGGAATTGGTCTCACAGCTTGAAACGATCCCACTCGACTGA
- a CDS encoding bifunctional 5,6,7,8-tetrahydromethanopterin hydro-lyase/3-hexulose-6-phosphate synthase, with protein MYLIGEALVGTGAELAHIDLIMGDKNGPVGMAFANGMSQLSAGHTPLLAVVRPNLLTKPATLIIPKVTLKNGEQVNEIFGPAQAAVAKAVADSVEEGVFEGIDLDETVILASVFIAPDAEDYSKIYRYNYGATKLAIRRALKKFPDTETLLYEKDRSTHAVMGFKVQRLWNPPYLQVAMDLVDMARVEAVLTAVPKNDHVVFEAGTPLIKQFGLNVLSEIRKIRPDAFIIADLKTLDTGNLEARMASDAGADAVVISGLAPTATIEKAIEETKKTGIYSVIDMLNVKDPVALIKELKVKPDIVELHRAIDTEGDEYSWGNIPAIKEAAGGKLLVATAGGVRQHVVQKALDSGADILVVGRAITGSKDIGHAADEFLERMNAPEIDQFRIMTDF; from the coding sequence ATGTATCTGATAGGTGAAGCTCTCGTTGGAACTGGCGCGGAACTCGCGCACATCGACCTTATCATGGGCGATAAGAACGGACCGGTGGGGATGGCTTTTGCAAACGGTATGTCACAGCTCTCTGCGGGTCACACCCCGCTCCTTGCAGTGGTACGCCCGAACCTCCTCACCAAACCGGCCACCCTCATCATCCCGAAGGTGACCCTGAAGAATGGCGAGCAGGTGAATGAGATCTTTGGCCCGGCACAGGCCGCCGTCGCGAAGGCCGTGGCCGACTCGGTCGAAGAAGGTGTCTTTGAGGGCATCGACCTTGACGAGACGGTCATCCTCGCAAGCGTCTTCATCGCGCCCGACGCGGAGGACTACAGCAAGATCTACCGCTACAACTATGGCGCCACCAAACTCGCCATCCGCCGTGCCCTCAAGAAGTTCCCGGACACCGAGACCCTCCTCTACGAGAAGGACCGGTCCACCCACGCAGTCATGGGCTTCAAGGTCCAGCGGCTCTGGAACCCGCCCTACCTCCAGGTCGCCATGGACCTGGTGGACATGGCGCGGGTCGAGGCGGTGCTCACCGCGGTCCCGAAGAACGACCACGTCGTCTTCGAGGCCGGCACCCCGCTGATCAAGCAGTTCGGGCTGAACGTCCTCTCTGAGATCAGGAAGATCAGGCCAGACGCCTTCATCATCGCCGACCTCAAGACCCTGGACACCGGGAACCTGGAGGCACGGATGGCCTCTGACGCCGGTGCCGACGCCGTCGTCATCTCAGGCCTCGCCCCGACTGCCACCATCGAGAAGGCGATCGAGGAGACGAAGAAGACCGGCATCTACTCGGTCATCGACATGCTCAATGTCAAGGACCCGGTCGCGCTCATCAAGGAACTGAAGGTCAAGCCAGACATCGTCGAACTCCACCGCGCCATCGACACCGAAGGCGACGAGTATTCCTGGGGCAACATCCCGGCGATCAAGGAGGCCGCTGGCGGCAAGCTCCTTGTCGCAACCGCAGGCGGGGTCAGGCAGCACGTCGTGCAGAAGGCCCTGGACTCTGGCGCCGACATCCTGGTCGTCGGCCGCGCCATCACCGGGAGCAAGGACATCGGTCATGCCGCCGATGAGTTCCTCGAGCGGATGAACGCCCCGGAGATCGACCAGTTCCGGATTATGACCGATTTCTAA
- a CDS encoding AMP-binding protein — translation MVTGSYACGHSGLSLMGETIGAMLNRIAARYPENEALVSVHQNIRWTYREFLLQVNSLARGLMALGVERGDRVAIWAMNYAEWTLTQFATAKIGAILVNINPSYRVFELEYALKQAEVSTLIVQGRFKTSDYVGMVYEACPEAIEARPGRISTEKFPFLKNIIFMGDIPYNGMFTWDEVLKRGEVISRDELEDREETLNFDDAINIQYTSGTTGFPKGVVLTHHGVMNNGFIIGEGMKFTEKDRLCIPVPFYHCFGMVLSNMACVTHGSTMVIPSPAFKPEAVLKTVQNERCTALHGVPTMFIAELSHPNFDRYDYSCLRTGIMAGSPCPIEVMKEVNTLMNMKDIVIVYGQTELSPGITMTTVDDPLDRRVTTVGRAFPHTEIKIIDPATRRIVPCGVVGEICARGYMTMKCYYNNPSASRATLDHNGWLHTGDLGVMDEEGYVKMSGRLKEMVIRGGENIYPREIEEFLHLHPKIADAYVIGVPDTKYGEELMAWVKPTNGKTVTEEEIVDFCTGQIARFKIPRYYKFVDEFPMSVTGKIQKFKMREIAVEELGLGEASEVKTA, via the coding sequence ATGGTCACGGGCAGTTATGCATGCGGACATTCTGGGCTGTCGCTGATGGGCGAGACCATCGGCGCCATGCTCAACCGTATAGCCGCACGATACCCGGAGAACGAAGCCCTGGTATCTGTGCACCAGAACATCCGCTGGACGTACCGGGAGTTTCTTCTTCAGGTAAACTCTCTCGCACGTGGCCTTATGGCACTCGGCGTCGAGCGCGGCGACCGGGTTGCGATCTGGGCGATGAACTATGCCGAGTGGACCCTCACCCAGTTTGCGACCGCAAAGATCGGGGCCATCCTGGTCAACATCAACCCCTCCTACCGGGTCTTTGAACTCGAATACGCCCTCAAGCAGGCCGAGGTCTCGACCCTCATCGTGCAGGGGCGGTTCAAGACCTCCGACTATGTCGGCATGGTCTATGAGGCCTGTCCAGAGGCGATCGAGGCGCGGCCAGGGAGGATCTCCACCGAGAAGTTCCCGTTCCTCAAAAACATCATCTTCATGGGCGACATCCCGTACAACGGGATGTTCACCTGGGACGAGGTGCTCAAGAGGGGCGAGGTGATCAGCCGCGACGAACTCGAAGATCGTGAGGAGACCCTTAACTTCGACGACGCGATCAACATCCAGTATACCAGCGGGACGACCGGGTTCCCGAAGGGCGTGGTCCTCACCCACCACGGCGTGATGAACAACGGGTTCATCATCGGCGAAGGGATGAAGTTCACTGAGAAGGACCGTCTTTGTATCCCGGTCCCCTTCTATCACTGCTTCGGCATGGTCCTCTCGAACATGGCCTGCGTCACCCATGGGTCGACGATGGTCATCCCGTCCCCGGCCTTCAAGCCCGAGGCGGTCCTGAAGACGGTCCAGAACGAACGGTGCACCGCCCTCCACGGGGTGCCGACGATGTTCATCGCCGAACTCTCTCACCCCAACTTCGACAGGTACGACTACTCGTGCCTGCGCACCGGGATCATGGCGGGGTCGCCCTGCCCGATCGAGGTGATGAAGGAGGTCAACACCCTGATGAACATGAAAGACATCGTCATTGTCTATGGGCAGACCGAACTCTCGCCGGGCATCACGATGACCACCGTCGACGACCCCCTGGACCGTCGGGTGACGACGGTCGGGCGGGCCTTCCCGCACACCGAGATCAAGATCATCGACCCGGCGACGAGGCGGATCGTCCCCTGCGGGGTGGTCGGCGAGATCTGCGCCCGCGGGTATATGACGATGAAGTGCTATTACAACAACCCCTCTGCCAGCCGCGCCACCCTGGACCACAATGGCTGGCTCCATACCGGCGACCTCGGGGTGATGGACGAGGAAGGGTATGTGAAGATGTCAGGGCGTCTCAAGGAGATGGTGATCAGGGGCGGCGAGAACATCTATCCACGAGAGATCGAGGAGTTTCTTCACCTCCACCCCAAGATCGCCGACGCCTATGTCATTGGGGTGCCTGACACAAAGTACGGCGAGGAACTGATGGCCTGGGTGAAGCCGACGAACGGGAAGACCGTCACCGAAGAGGAGATCGTCGACTTCTGCACCGGGCAGATCGCCCGCTTCAAGATCCCGAGATATTACAAATTCGTCGACGAGTTCCCGATGTCGGTCACCGGCAAGATCCAGAAGTTCAAGATGCGCGAGATCGCGGTCGAGGAACTCGGGCTTGGCGAGGCGTCTGAGGTCAAGACGGCCTGA